The Ciconia boyciana chromosome 22, ASM3463844v1, whole genome shotgun sequence genome has a window encoding:
- the SLC35B1 gene encoding solute carrier family 35 member B1 yields MRQPAPPPPPAALRDVALDVAPALSGRAAAMGASANGAALPERLRLPVCFLGVFACYFYYGILQESITRGRYGEGAKQEKFKYALTLVFIQCVINAAFAKLLIHFFDAVKADRTRSWLYAACSLSYLGAMVSSNSALQFVSYPTQVLGKSCKPIPVMLLGVTLLRKKYPPAKYLCVLLIVAGVALFLYKPKKGIAGSDDHVFGYGELLLLLSLTLDGLTGVSQDHMRAHYQTGSNHMMLNVNLWSTLFLGAGILFTGELWEFLSFTERYPSIIYNILLFGLTSALGQSFIFMTVVYFGPLTCSIITTTRKFFTILASVILFANPISTMQWVGTVLVFLGLGLDAKFGKGVKKTSH; encoded by the exons ATGAGGCagcccgctcccccgccgccgccggccgcgctgCGGGATGTGGCGCTGGACGTGGCCCCGGCGCTgagcggccgcgccgccgccatggGAGCGAGCGCGAACGGCGCCGCGTTGCCCGAGCGGCTCCGCCTGCCCGTCTGCTTCCTGGGCGTCTTCGCCTGCTACTTCTACTACGGCATCCTGCAGGAGAGCAT CACGCGGGGGCGGTACGGCGAAGGCGCGAAGCAGGAGAAGTTCAAGTACGCCCTGACCCTGGTGTTCATCCAGTGCGTGATCAACGCCGCCTTCGCCAAGCTGC TCATCCATTTTTTCGATGCTGTCAAAGCGGACCGCACTCGGAGCTGGCTGTACGCCGCCTGCTCGCTCTCCTATCTGGGTGCTATGGTTTCCAGCAACTCGGCTCTGCAGTTCGTCAGCTACCCGACTCAG GTCCTAGGAAAATCTTGTAAGCCCATTCCAG TCATGCTTTTAGGAGTGACTTTGCTGCGGAAGAAGTATCCCCCGGCCAAGTATCTCTGCGTCCTCTTGATAGTTGCAGGCGTGGCTCTGTTTCTGTACAAACCTAAAAAAGGGATTGCTGGGAGCGATGACCACGTCTTTGGCTATGGAGAACTCCTTCTG CTGCTGTCACTGACCCTGGATGGGCTGACTGGTGTGTCTCAGGACCACATGAGAGCTCACTACCAAACGGGTTCCAATCACATGATGCTGAACGTTAATCTATGGTCCACCTTGTTCCTGGGGGCTG GGATACTGTTCACTGGAGAGCTCTGGGAGTTCCTCAGTTTTACGGAACGCTACCCCAGCATCATTTACAATATCCTACTGTTTGGCCTGACAAGTGCGCTGGGTCAG agTTTTATCTTCATGACTGTGGTATACTTCGGACCTCTAACTTGTTCCATCATCACCACAACCCGCAAGTTCTTCACCATTTTAGCGTCCGTCATTCTATTTGCCAATCCCATCAGTACAATGCAGTGGGTGGGGACAGTCCTGGTGTTCTTGG GCCTTGGACTTGATGCCAAATTTGGAAAGGGAGTAAAGAAGACATCGCATTGA